In Vespula vulgaris chromosome 7, iyVesVulg1.1, whole genome shotgun sequence, a single window of DNA contains:
- the LOC127065257 gene encoding uncharacterized protein LOC127065257, giving the protein MEIFVDRNEGNVVDHSNFCYVHEKYINILFPGLSRSESGNLEINIFDLQFDLRSLVTSNVNKNKPLIDFDGLSDQFSFVLRQVNIEGLSRCFCYKYQPRLKNIIVIVREAMMKSSVSIAKIKIQNSRSRSSVCSSAFRDLNNK; this is encoded by the exons ATGGAGATATTTGTGGATAGAAACGAAGGCAACGTTGTTGATCATTCCAACTTTTGCTATGTTCATGAAAAATACATCAATATCCTCTTCCCTggg CTCTCTCGCTCTGAAAGTGGAAACttggaaattaatattttcg atCTACAATTTGACCTTCGGTCGTTGGTTACGTCTAACGTCAACAAAAACAAACCTTTGATTGACTTTGATGGTTTATCGGATCAGTTCTCCTTTGTACTCCGACAAGTAAACATTGAAGGTCTCTCAAGATGTTTTTGCTACAAGTATCAACcaagacttaaa aacaTCATTGTAATCGTGCGCGAAGCAATGATGAAATCGAGTGTtagtatcgctaaaataaaaatccaaaattcgcgaagtagaagcagtgtttgttcgtccgcgtttcgcgatttaaacaacAAGTGA